Proteins found in one Oryza glaberrima chromosome 4, OglaRS2, whole genome shotgun sequence genomic segment:
- the LOC127772059 gene encoding two-component response regulator ORR42 gives MAFQTQGSNLRALLVEDIKVNRMILSQMLRKFQVETTVVQNGKEAVELFLGGETFDIVLTDNLMPIMTGPEAISKIRAMGATDVMIVGVSVDANSMEEFKDAGADLCVPKLKLEILEHILQETRSKKNKSSA, from the exons ATGGCGTTCCAAACCCAAGGATCCAACCTGAGGGCATTGCTCGTTGAGGACATCAAAGTGAACCGCATGATCCTGTCGCAGATGCTGCGCAAATTCCAAGTTGAAACCACTGTGGTTCAGAATGGAAAAGAAGCTGTTGAACTATTCCTTGGAGGAGAAACATTTGATATTGTTTTGACTGACAATCTTATGCCCATCATGACTGGTCCTGAG GCAATATCCAAGATCCGTGCCATGGGTGCTACTGATGTGATGATTGTTGGAGTCTCAGTTGACGCCAACAGCATGGAAGAGTTCAAAGATGCTGGTGCTGATCTATGTGTGCCCAAGCTGAAGCTTGAGATTCTAGAGCACATCCTTCAGGAGACCAGGAGCAAGAAGAACAAGAGCAGCGCTTAG